The genomic window GCGCGAGTCGGGTGTGGCCCCCGAACTGCGGGGCGACGTGGCGCTTCTTCAGGAGCTGGTACATCGCCTTGTGCGGGTCGTCGTAGCTGGCCTTCTCCTCGGGGAGTTCGGCGATGACCTCGTCCAGGCTGACGCCGTGGTACATCAGCACGGAGACGCCCTCGAGGGTCACCGTCGAGGGATTGCTCACGATCTGTGGATCGTGGGCGGACATGATCTCCCGCAGTTCCTCGTCGAACCCGGGCTGGGGCTCCGCGAGGCGGACCGCGTCGTGGTTGCCCGGGATCATCACGATCTCGATGTCGCCGGGAATCTTCTTCAGGTGCTCGCTGAAGGCCTCGTACTGCTCGTAGATGTCGACGATATCGAGTTCCTCGTCCTGATCGGGGTAGACGCCGACGCCCTCGACCATGTCGCCGGCCAACAGCAGGTACTCGACGTGTTGGGCCTGCTCGGTGTGCAGCCAGTCGGCGAATCGGTTCCAGGCGTCCGCCATGAACTCCTGGCTGCCGACGTGGACGTCGCTGATCAGCGCCGCCTGCACGTGTCGGTCCGCGGTCGACGGCTCGTGCGTTCGCGGAATGTCGGGGAAGTACATCGAGTCGACGAAGGCGATCCCCGAGTCGTCCGCCAGCGTCCCCTCCATCGCCAGCACCTCGTCGCAGAGCAGTTCGTCGACCAGATCGACGTACTCGCGGTCTTTCATCACCAGCCACGGGAAGGTCCCGGTCGCGTCCTCGAGTTCGATCAGCCAGTGGCCGCTGGCCGTCGACCGGATGTCGTTGACCAGTCCGACCATCGCGACGTCGCTGCCGCCGGGCATGTCCTGAATGGCCGACGCCGGCCGGTGGTTGACCCGCCCGCGGAGTTTCGAGCCCAGTCTGTCGAGCCGGTCCCGGAAGACGGCGACGAAGTCCTCGTACTCGCCGGTTCCGGTGCTCTGGCCGGTCATGTCTCCGTCGATCTCCAGCGATCGGAGCTCCGGGTCGATCGAACGGTCGGTGTCTCCTCCCCCCTCCGTTTCAACTGGAGCTGTCCCGCCCGTAGTCGTCGTATCGGCCATATCGTCTCCAGTTGAAACAGTGGAGTCAGACGGCGCGCCGGTAGCGCCGTCGGCTTCCGAATCCGCGGTCGC from Haloterrigena sp. KLK7 includes these protein-coding regions:
- a CDS encoding DNA-directed DNA polymerase II small subunit, which translates into the protein MPLEASARIVSELTSRGYNAEREAVTRLAAAENPQAALERVVEDLPEDALVVRTDHVDAALSRSDSRTADSTTANSTAEPSVGATADSEADGATGAPSDSTVSTGDDMADTTTTGGTAPVETEGGGDTDRSIDPELRSLEIDGDMTGQSTGTGEYEDFVAVFRDRLDRLGSKLRGRVNHRPASAIQDMPGGSDVAMVGLVNDIRSTASGHWLIELEDATGTFPWLVMKDREYVDLVDELLCDEVLAMEGTLADDSGIAFVDSMYFPDIPRTHEPSTADRHVQAALISDVHVGSQEFMADAWNRFADWLHTEQAQHVEYLLLAGDMVEGVGVYPDQDEELDIVDIYEQYEAFSEHLKKIPGDIEIVMIPGNHDAVRLAEPQPGFDEELREIMSAHDPQIVSNPSTVTLEGVSVLMYHGVSLDEVIAELPEEKASYDDPHKAMYQLLKKRHVAPQFGGHTRLAPEERDYLVMEEVPDIFHTGHVHKLGFGKYHNVLAINSGCWQAQTDFQKSVNIDPDAGYAPIVDLDTLDVTVQKFS